One window of the Amycolatopsis mediterranei genome contains the following:
- a CDS encoding cytochrome b, whose amino-acid sequence MSSLTTPTKGSSPVEKALGDAANNADQRYHLAKGLRHQLNKVFPTHWSFLLGEIALYSFIILLLTGVYLTLFFDPSMQEVVYHGSFKNMQGLEMSQAFRTTLDISFDVRGGLFMRQLHHWAALIFVASMAVHMLRIFFTGAFRRPREANWVIGGLLLVLGCFEGFFGYSLPDDLLSGTGIRATLSGIVLSVPVAGTWIHWALFGGEFPGDQIIPRLYTLHILLLPGIMLALVGVHLALVWYQKHTQFPGVRRKETNVVGVRIMPYFALKGGAFFTLVIGVLALMSGLFQINPVWNFGPYNPAQVSAGSQPDWYMAWADGMLRIWPAWEVYLGNYTIPAVFFPGAVGMPILIGLLLAYPFLERKLSKDTAHHNLLQRPRDAPVRTALGAMALGFFLVIELSGFNDIIADQFDISLNATTWAGRIGVLLVPPVAYYLTYRLCLGLQRADREVLEHGVETGIIKRLPHGEFIEIHQPLAGVDSHGHAIPLEYQGASVPKKMNKLGSAGHAVPGTFWSPDPAEETAALQRANGNGHSGAENGQHGQHGEFDSAETASTAKQSDH is encoded by the coding sequence ATGAGTTCACTCACCACGCCGACCAAGGGGTCGAGCCCGGTCGAGAAGGCGCTGGGCGACGCCGCGAACAACGCCGACCAGCGGTACCACCTGGCCAAGGGCCTGCGGCACCAGCTGAACAAGGTGTTCCCGACCCACTGGTCGTTCCTGCTGGGCGAGATCGCGCTCTACAGCTTCATCATCCTGCTGCTCACCGGTGTGTACCTGACGCTGTTCTTCGACCCCTCCATGCAGGAGGTCGTCTACCACGGCAGCTTCAAGAACATGCAGGGCCTGGAGATGTCGCAGGCGTTCCGCACGACGCTGGACATCTCGTTCGACGTGCGCGGCGGCCTGTTCATGCGGCAGCTGCACCACTGGGCCGCGCTGATCTTCGTCGCGTCGATGGCCGTGCACATGCTGCGGATCTTCTTCACCGGCGCGTTCCGGCGCCCGCGTGAGGCGAACTGGGTGATCGGCGGTCTGCTGCTGGTCCTGGGCTGCTTCGAAGGCTTCTTCGGGTATTCGCTGCCGGATGACCTGCTCTCCGGTACCGGTATCCGCGCGACGCTGTCGGGCATCGTGCTCTCGGTGCCGGTGGCCGGTACCTGGATCCACTGGGCGCTGTTCGGTGGGGAGTTCCCCGGCGACCAGATCATCCCGCGCCTGTACACGCTGCACATCCTGCTGCTGCCGGGCATCATGCTCGCGCTGGTCGGGGTGCACCTGGCGCTGGTCTGGTACCAGAAGCACACGCAGTTCCCGGGCGTGCGCCGCAAGGAGACCAACGTCGTCGGCGTCCGGATCATGCCGTACTTCGCGCTCAAGGGCGGGGCGTTCTTCACGCTGGTCATCGGCGTGCTGGCGCTGATGTCGGGCCTGTTCCAGATCAACCCGGTGTGGAACTTCGGCCCGTACAACCCGGCGCAGGTGTCGGCGGGCTCGCAGCCCGACTGGTACATGGCCTGGGCCGACGGCATGCTCCGGATCTGGCCGGCGTGGGAGGTCTACCTCGGGAACTACACGATCCCGGCGGTGTTCTTCCCCGGCGCGGTCGGCATGCCGATCCTGATCGGCCTGCTGCTGGCCTACCCGTTCCTGGAGCGGAAGCTGTCCAAGGACACCGCGCACCACAACCTGCTCCAGCGGCCCCGGGACGCCCCGGTCCGCACGGCGCTGGGCGCGATGGCGCTGGGCTTCTTCCTGGTCATCGAGCTGTCCGGCTTCAACGACATCATCGCCGACCAGTTCGACATCTCGTTGAACGCGACGACGTGGGCGGGCCGCATCGGCGTGCTGCTCGTGCCGCCGGTGGCCTACTACCTGACCTACCGGCTCTGCCTGGGTCTGCAGCGGGCCGACCGCGAGGTGCTGGAACACGGCGTCGAGACGGGCATCATCAAGCGGCTGCCGCACGGTGAGTTCATCGAGATCCACCAGCCGCTGGCCGGCGTGGACAGCCACGGGCACGCGATCCCGCTCGAGTACCAGGGCGCGTCGGTGCCGAAGAAGATGAACAAGCTGGGTTCGGCCGGGCACGCGGTGCCGGGCACGTTCTGGTCCCCGGACCCGGCCGAGGAGACCGCGGCGCTGCAGCGGGCCAACGGCAACGGGCACTCCGGGGCCGAGAACGGTCAGCACGGCCAGCACGGCGAGTTCGACTCCGCCGAGACGGCGTCGACCGCGAAGCAGTCCGACCACTAG
- a CDS encoding YdeI/OmpD-associated family protein — protein MSELPAELATALAAAPDAAALFEALPPSHRREYVQWVAEAKKPETRVSRAEKTVSRLRAG, from the coding sequence TTGAGCGAGCTCCCCGCGGAGCTGGCCACCGCCCTCGCGGCCGCCCCGGACGCCGCGGCGCTGTTCGAGGCGCTGCCGCCCTCCCACCGGCGTGAGTACGTCCAGTGGGTCGCCGAGGCCAAGAAGCCCGAAACGCGCGTCTCGAGGGCGGAGAAGACCGTCTCCCGGCTCCGCGCCGGCTAG
- a CDS encoding Lrp/AsnC family transcriptional regulator, whose protein sequence is MITAIVLIQVEADAIPDAAQAIADIEGVGEVYSCAGDVDLIATVKVSTHEELADLIPGRIGKVPGVLDTVTHIAFRSYSRADTESAFSIGVED, encoded by the coding sequence GTGATCACCGCGATCGTGTTGATCCAGGTAGAGGCGGACGCGATCCCGGACGCGGCGCAGGCGATCGCCGACATCGAGGGTGTCGGCGAGGTCTACTCGTGCGCCGGGGACGTCGACCTCATCGCCACGGTGAAGGTGTCCACGCACGAGGAGCTGGCCGACCTGATCCCCGGCCGGATCGGGAAGGTGCCGGGCGTGCTGGACACCGTCACGCACATCGCCTTCCGGTCCTACAGCCGCGCCGACACCGAATCCGCCTTCTCGATCGGCGTGGAGGATTGA
- a CDS encoding DEDD exonuclease domain-containing protein — MRSVQAQLAFDELGTPLRDTTFVVFDLETTGAPPGPSGITEIGAVKVRGGEVLGEFATLVNPGAPIPPQIVSLTGITQAMVYDAPPIEEVLPAFLEFIGGAVLVAHNSGFDTSHMRAACEGHGYVWPKATVVCTVRLARRVVPRDEVGRYNLTALALLFGARTRPTHRALDDARATVDVLHGLLERVGNLGVHSLEELMGYLPEVTVAQRAKRHLAADLPSAPGVYLFKGPKDEVLYVGTAKDLRRRVRTYFTGSENRSRIREMVALAERVDHVVCAHALEAEVRELRLIAAHRPAYNRRSKNRHQGWWIGLTDEAFPRLSVVRLPRPGVLGPFRNQADARTTADTLAGASGLRTCTQRISPRSANGTPCVLAELGRCGAPCAGRQSVAEYGPAVESVSGLIAGLDGGPLHTAAAHVERLAEGRHYEQAARHRDELAGLIRALGRAHRQSSLASIGELIAAAPDGAGGWELSVIRYGRLASAGVAPRGVPPIPVVEALVASAETVLPDPGPLNGAPPEEVGVLLRWLARPGVRLVRTTRPWAEPAAVAGWRGWLDLVANAHSLEHVG; from the coding sequence ATGCGTTCGGTCCAGGCTCAGCTCGCCTTCGACGAGCTCGGAACTCCCTTGCGGGACACCACTTTCGTCGTCTTCGACCTCGAGACGACCGGGGCTCCGCCGGGGCCGTCGGGGATCACCGAGATCGGGGCGGTGAAGGTGCGCGGCGGCGAGGTGCTGGGCGAGTTCGCGACGCTGGTCAACCCGGGCGCGCCGATCCCGCCGCAGATCGTCTCACTGACCGGGATCACCCAGGCCATGGTCTACGACGCGCCGCCGATCGAGGAGGTGCTGCCGGCGTTCCTCGAGTTCATCGGGGGTGCGGTGCTGGTGGCGCACAATTCCGGCTTCGACACCTCGCACATGCGGGCGGCGTGCGAGGGGCACGGGTACGTGTGGCCGAAGGCGACGGTGGTGTGCACGGTCCGGCTGGCGCGGCGGGTGGTGCCGCGGGACGAGGTCGGCCGGTACAACCTGACGGCACTGGCGCTGCTGTTCGGCGCGAGGACGCGGCCCACGCACCGGGCGCTGGACGACGCACGGGCGACCGTGGACGTCCTGCACGGCCTGCTGGAGCGGGTCGGGAACCTGGGCGTGCACTCGCTCGAGGAGCTGATGGGGTACCTGCCGGAGGTGACCGTCGCCCAGCGGGCGAAGCGGCACCTGGCCGCCGACCTGCCGTCGGCACCGGGCGTCTACCTGTTCAAGGGGCCGAAGGACGAGGTCCTGTACGTCGGCACGGCGAAGGACCTGCGGCGGCGGGTGCGGACGTACTTCACGGGTTCGGAGAACCGCAGCCGGATCCGGGAGATGGTCGCGCTGGCCGAGCGCGTCGACCACGTGGTGTGCGCGCACGCGCTGGAAGCGGAGGTGCGGGAGCTGCGGCTGATCGCCGCGCACCGGCCCGCGTACAACCGGCGGTCGAAGAACCGGCACCAGGGCTGGTGGATCGGCTTGACGGACGAGGCGTTCCCCCGGCTGTCGGTGGTGCGGCTGCCGCGGCCTGGGGTGCTGGGCCCGTTCCGCAACCAGGCCGACGCCCGCACCACCGCGGACACCCTGGCCGGGGCATCGGGCCTGCGGACGTGCACGCAGCGGATCTCGCCGCGGTCGGCGAACGGGACCCCGTGCGTGCTGGCGGAGCTGGGGCGCTGCGGAGCGCCGTGCGCGGGCCGCCAGAGCGTGGCGGAGTACGGCCCGGCCGTCGAGTCGGTGTCGGGGCTCATCGCGGGCCTGGACGGCGGTCCCCTGCACACGGCGGCCGCGCACGTGGAGCGCCTGGCGGAGGGCCGGCACTACGAGCAGGCGGCCCGCCACCGCGACGAGCTGGCGGGCCTGATCCGGGCGCTGGGCCGGGCTCACCGGCAGTCCTCGCTGGCCTCGATCGGCGAGCTGATCGCGGCGGCCCCGGACGGAGCGGGCGGCTGGGAGCTGTCGGTGATCCGCTACGGCCGTCTGGCCTCGGCCGGCGTGGCCCCGCGCGGGGTGCCGCCGATCCCGGTGGTGGAGGCGCTGGTGGCGTCGGCGGAGACGGTGCTCCCGGACCCGGGCCCGCTCAACGGCGCACCCCCGGAGGAGGTGGGGGTGCTGCTGCGCTGGCTGGCCCGCCCGGGAGTGCGGCTGGTCCGCACCACCCGCCCCTGGGCCGAGCCGGCGGCGGTCGCGGGCTGGCGCGGCTGGCTGGACCTGGTCGCTAACGCCCATTCACTGGAACACGTCGGCTGA